In Meleagris gallopavo isolate NT-WF06-2002-E0010 breed Aviagen turkey brand Nicholas breeding stock chromosome 3, Turkey_5.1, whole genome shotgun sequence, one DNA window encodes the following:
- the SERPINB1 gene encoding leukocyte elastase inhibitor isoform X2, whose translation MAGLHSISSEGLTRPTHQEMFSSPLSVFLLLWPWSFSGPETFHFDEVEDIHSRFRTLTADINRRDSSCLLRIANRLFGEKSYSFLSDFLTNTQKLYGADLAAVDFLQAYGEARKEINQWVEEKTEGKIPDLLSEGSVNSMTKLVLVNAIYFKGNWAEKFEEANTAEMPFRLNKNERKTVKMMYQKKKFRFGYISDMKTRVLELPYDEREFSMIILLPDDIEDDSTGLQKLEKQLTFEKLQEWTCPEHLYSTDVHVHLPRFELEESYDLKSDLAAMGLLDIFDSAKADLSGMSGAHDLFLSKIVHKAFVEVNEEGTEAAAATAGIAMLCMVIEEDFNADHPFLFFIRHNPTQSILFLGRYASP comes from the exons ATGGCAGGTTTGCACTCGATCTCTTCAGAAGGGTTAACGAGACCAACCCatcaggaaatgttttcttctcccctctCAGTATTTCTACTGCTCTGGCCATGGTCCTTCTCGGGTCCAGAG acatttcattttgatgaaGTTGAAGATATACACTCAAGATTCCGGACTCTGACTGCAGACATAAACAGAAGGGATTCTTCCTGTCTCCTACGGATTGCCAATCGGCTTTTTGGAGAGAAGTCCTACAGCTTTCTGTCG GATTTCCTGACTAATACTCAGAAGTTATATGGAGCTGATTTGGCTgcagttgattttcttcaggCTTATGGTGAAGCCCGAAAGGAAATAAACCAGTGGGTAGAGGAGAAAACTGAAG GTAAAATCCCTGATCTGCTGTCTGAAGGCTCAGTTAATAGCATGACCAAGTTGGTACTGGTAAATGCCATTTATTTCAAAGGGAACTGGGCAGAAAAATTTGAAGAAGCCAACACTGCTGAGATGCCATTTCGGTTGAATAAG aatgaaagaaagacagTGAAAATGATGTATCAGAAGAAGAAGTTCCGTTTTGGGTACATCTCTGACATGAAAACCCGTGTTTTGGAGCTGCCCTATGATGAAAGAGAATTCAGCATGATCATTCTGTTGCCTGATGATATTGAAGATGACTCCACTGGACTGCAGAAG CTGGAGAAGCAGCTCACCTTTGAGAAGCTCCAGGAGTGGACGTGTCCAGAGCACCTATATTCCACTGATGTCCATGTGCATTTGCCAAGATTTGAGCTAGAAGAAAGCTATGATCTTAAATCAGATTTAGCAGCTATGGGCTTGTTGGACATATTTGACAGTGCCAAGGCTGACTTGTCAGGAATGTCAGGGGCACATGACCTTTTCCTCTCTAAAATTGTACACAAGGCTTTTGTAGAAGTGAATGAGGAGGgcacagaagctgcagctgctaCTGCTGGCATTGCGATGCTTTGCATGGTTATAGAAGAGGATTTCAATGCTGAccatcctttccttttctttattcgCCACAACCCAACACAAAGCATACTTTTCCTTGGCAGATATGCTTCTCCATGA
- the SERPINB1 gene encoding leukocyte elastase inhibitor isoform X1 — protein MESLSSANGRFALDLFRRVNETNPSGNVFFSPLSISTALAMVLLGSRGNTEAQVLKTFHFDEVEDIHSRFRTLTADINRRDSSCLLRIANRLFGEKSYSFLSDFLTNTQKLYGADLAAVDFLQAYGEARKEINQWVEEKTEGKIPDLLSEGSVNSMTKLVLVNAIYFKGNWAEKFEEANTAEMPFRLNKNERKTVKMMYQKKKFRFGYISDMKTRVLELPYDEREFSMIILLPDDIEDDSTGLQKLEKQLTFEKLQEWTCPEHLYSTDVHVHLPRFELEESYDLKSDLAAMGLLDIFDSAKADLSGMSGAHDLFLSKIVHKAFVEVNEEGTEAAAATAGIAMLCMVIEEDFNADHPFLFFIRHNPTQSILFLGRYASP, from the exons atGGAGAGCCTGAGCAGTGCCAATGGCAGGTTTGCACTCGATCTCTTCAGAAGGGTTAACGAGACCAACCCatcaggaaatgttttcttctcccctctCAGTATTTCTACTGCTCTGGCCATGGTCCTTCTCGGGTCCAGAGGTAATACAGAGGCACAGGTGCTGAAG acatttcattttgatgaaGTTGAAGATATACACTCAAGATTCCGGACTCTGACTGCAGACATAAACAGAAGGGATTCTTCCTGTCTCCTACGGATTGCCAATCGGCTTTTTGGAGAGAAGTCCTACAGCTTTCTGTCG GATTTCCTGACTAATACTCAGAAGTTATATGGAGCTGATTTGGCTgcagttgattttcttcaggCTTATGGTGAAGCCCGAAAGGAAATAAACCAGTGGGTAGAGGAGAAAACTGAAG GTAAAATCCCTGATCTGCTGTCTGAAGGCTCAGTTAATAGCATGACCAAGTTGGTACTGGTAAATGCCATTTATTTCAAAGGGAACTGGGCAGAAAAATTTGAAGAAGCCAACACTGCTGAGATGCCATTTCGGTTGAATAAG aatgaaagaaagacagTGAAAATGATGTATCAGAAGAAGAAGTTCCGTTTTGGGTACATCTCTGACATGAAAACCCGTGTTTTGGAGCTGCCCTATGATGAAAGAGAATTCAGCATGATCATTCTGTTGCCTGATGATATTGAAGATGACTCCACTGGACTGCAGAAG CTGGAGAAGCAGCTCACCTTTGAGAAGCTCCAGGAGTGGACGTGTCCAGAGCACCTATATTCCACTGATGTCCATGTGCATTTGCCAAGATTTGAGCTAGAAGAAAGCTATGATCTTAAATCAGATTTAGCAGCTATGGGCTTGTTGGACATATTTGACAGTGCCAAGGCTGACTTGTCAGGAATGTCAGGGGCACATGACCTTTTCCTCTCTAAAATTGTACACAAGGCTTTTGTAGAAGTGAATGAGGAGGgcacagaagctgcagctgctaCTGCTGGCATTGCGATGCTTTGCATGGTTATAGAAGAGGATTTCAATGCTGAccatcctttccttttctttattcgCCACAACCCAACACAAAGCATACTTTTCCTTGGCAGATATGCTTCTCCATGA